GAGCCTATCGGCGACCCATTTTGCACTCGGAAATCACGCGCTTACTGGCGTTCGTGGAATCGGCGCAACGCCATCACGAGGGTTTCGAGAGTGGGATTCGAATGGGTTTAAAAGCGATGCTCTGTTCGCCGAACTTTCTGTTCCACTTCGATCGAGAAGAATTTCTTAGGGCCGGGGCGCCGCGCACCGATTTTGCCCTCGCTTCCCGGCTTTCGTACTTTCTTTGGAGCAGTCTGCCCGATGCGGAGTTGTTCGAACTCGCCGCCCGCGGGGAGTTGCACCAGCCGGATCAATTGACGATTCAGGTCCAACGCATGCTCCGCGACGACAAAGCCCGCGCCTTGGCGACCGATTTCGGTCTGCAGTGGCTGAGAGTCCGCGGAGTACGAACGCTCCACCCCGATCTCCATCTCTCCCCGGATTTCGATGAAGAGTTACGTCAGGCAATGGTTCAAGAGACGGAACTTTTTCTCGATGCCCTCTTTCGCCAAGAGGGCCGACTCCTGGATCTGCTGGATTCCGACTATACCTTCGTCAACGAACGCCTGGCCCGCCACTACGGCATTCCCGGGGTCCGCGGGAGGGAATTTCGCAAGGTCTCCCTCAAGGGGATTCCTCGCGGCGGAATTCTCACCCAAGCAAGCGTGCTGACGGCCACCTCCTCCCCCGCTCGTTCTTCGCCGGTGCAGCGCGGCCGCTGGATCCTCGAAGTGATTTTGGGAGGTTCACCAGGGTCGCCGCCGCCCGGAGCGGATAGTCTCTCCTCGAATCTCTCCTCGCAACCCGTTCTAACGGCCCGCCAACGACTCGAGCAGCACCGGCGTAGCCCGCAGTGTGCCTCGTGTCATAAAAAGTTGGATCCCTGGGGATTGGGGCTGGAAAGTTTCGATGCACTGGGAGCCTGGCGGGACGGCGACGCGACCGGTCTCATCGAGGCCTCGGGACGGGGGCTGCCGGAAGAGTCGTTCCGCAATCCGGCCGAGTTGAAAGCACGGCTCCAAACGCATGCGGAGAGTTTGATTCATACTTTGACCGAAAAGTTGGCGATTTATGCTCTGGGGCGCGGCTTGACGGCCTCAGACCGATTGATTCTCCGTGAAATATCCAGCCGCGTTTCGCAACAGGATCCCCGTTTTTCCCGTCTCGTTCAATACCTCGTCCATAGTGAATTATTTCAAGAGGCGACCCGGCCTGGAGATCAACCATGAAAGACCCTCGATTCTTAAACCGTCGCACCTTTCTGCGCGGTCTGGGTACCGCGATCGCTCTTCCGGGGCTCGAAGCGATGCAAGCTTCCGGAACCTGCCGAGCGAATCCCACCGCGGACAAAGTTCCTTTGCGGCTGGCTTATATTTACGTGCCCAACGGCGTTCACATGCCGTCTTGGACTCCCCAGGCGACGGGAGCCGATTTTGCATGGCCTCCCCTGCTTCGTCCGCTGCAATCGCTGCGCGAAGAACTCACGATCCTGAGCGGGCTCGCGCTCGATCCCGCGCGGGCTCATGGGGATGGGGGGGGCGACCACGCGCGGGCCATGGCCTCCTTTTTGACTTGTCAACATCCGCGAAAAACGAATGGGACCGATCTGAAAGCGGGCCTCTCCGCAGATCAGATCGCGGCGCAAGCTCTCGGACGTCGAACGCGATTCGCTTCTCTGGAAATCGGCTGCGAAGGCGGACGCGATTCGGGGGTATGCGATCACGGCTACAGTTGTGCCTACCAGACCCACCTGGCCTGGAGCCGGGAGAATACTCCGGTACCCCAAGAAATCGATCCGCGTTTACTTTTCGAACGGCTGTTCGGTACCGGCGGCGCGGCCAAAACTTCGACGGAGGAGCGGGAACGGCGCAGCCTTCTGGATTTCGTAACGGAAGACGCTCGCCAGTTGCGAGATAAAGTGGGAAGCTCGGACAAACAGCGAATCGAAGAATATCTCACGGGAATTCGTGAACTTGAATTGCGAATCACCCGCGCCCAGCCTGTAGCCGAAGTGGGACCGTCCCGACTCTCGCGTCCGGTCGGTATTCCGGGCGATTACGGGGAGTACTTACGGGTCATGGCCGACCTACTCGTGCTCGCCTTTCAAACCGATTCGACGCGGATCGCGACCTTCGCGTTCGGCAATGATGGGGGTAACCGAAGCTATCCCGCCTTAAAGATTTCCGAGGGTCACCACGATTTGTCCCATCACGGCGGCGATCCGGCGAAATTAAGCAAAATCCAGGCGATTAATGTGTTCCACCTGGAACAATTGGCTTACCTACTGAAGAAGCTCCAAGCGACTAAAGAAGGGGAGGGTACCCTCCTCGATAATTGCATGATCGTTTACGGGAGTGGAATTTCCGATGGAGACGCCCACAGCCACGACAATCTGCCCATTCTCCTGGCCGGTCGCGGCCGAGGGACTCTGAAACCCGGAAAACATCTCCGTTGTAGCCGCGAAACGCCGCTCGCCAATCTGCATCGCGCGCTCTTGGATCGTCTGGGAGTTTCGGTCACGAGCTTTGGCGATTCGACGGGTTCATTATCGGAACTCGGAACTTTGGACCCGTGATCTCATACAGAAGGACAGTAATGCGGTTTTTTCAAGAGTGTCAACTTGCAGAAATGAGTTGCGAGCTCGAACGCAATCACGGGCTCACAGTTGCGATTTGTCTAGTCAAATGCTTGCATAGTTGGCCGATTTTGATTTTCTTTCTGTGCACGTTGCGCGTGTCGGACTATGTGACCGGAGCGCGCAAAGTGGATTGTGGAATGACGCTCAATCGTCGATGTTCGCTTGCTCGTTGGTATTTGAGTGACTACAATCTGAAAAATTGCGTTTGCGCTCCGCCAAATAGCGAGACACCGCTGTAATGTATATGGTTCTCGATCAAGTCGCGGTGCGTCTGGCTAGTAAGAAATATGTTCGGCGGGGAAGGGTTTTGAGATGAGAAAGGCTGTAGTCGGACTACTGACTTTAGCGATTTTACTATCGTTTCTTTTCTTGGCGCATGGAATTTCGACAGGTATCGCTGTTCCGTATCATCACCCGACGCCTGAGCAAACCGCTTACGAAAGCTACCATGGGAGTATCAGTAACTACCTGTACGTTTCTGCAGCCGCGACTTGGCTGGCTACGGTCGTTGCGGTATTGGCGGCTGGGGTTGCCGCCGGTGTCGCTAAGCTGAAATAGCTTTTGACGAAGTCTAGCCGTCGCGTTGAGACATTTTTTGCGTTATGGACTATGCTGGCAGCTAAGAGAGGGACGACACGCCACTTGACGTTTGCGTGACTGCCCCGAGCTATGTGACCTACTCGCGAAGCATTTGATTGAATTCTGCCTCGATAACCCTCTATTTTTCATGAAATTGCGGTACAACGATCCGATGTACGAGTGCCAGCGTCTCCTGTCGACGTTGAAGCCCGCATTGGCATAATAACTATTAAATGTATGCGTTGGTTTTGGTTAGTAGAAAAAAAGATTGCCTCGGAAGAAATGATAGGGTTATCTGACGAATAGCTTGTCATGAAACTATCAGATACATCTGAACCCAACGAAACCTCGACGCAGAAATCGAGATGGTGGGATTATCTACTCAGATCACTCTATCTCTTTTGGCTTGTTTTTGGTTTCCTGCTGATTTCGCCAGCAATCTTCGGTGCTATCCGGGTGATCGGCATTTTTCAGCAACTCCGTACTGAATCCTACGTACAAACAAATGGCACTATCGTCTCAAACGAGTTGAAGGAATTGGAGAACGTCGAAGGTGATAATACTCATGAATTAATAGTCAAATACGACTACTTGGTCGATGGATTCAACTACTCTGGTGTACGAATTCGCTACCCCAACTTGGGTAGCACGTTTTCGGATCATTGGCCAAGACGCTGGGCCAGAGAATTCAAACTAGGTGCGAATGTACCTGTTTACTACAATCCAGAAAATCCAGAACAGAGCGTGTTGCACAGAGCAGTTTTGTCAATTGATTTTGCTGAACTTTGGTTTTTCGTCGCATTCTATCCTTTGATCTTAACGCGGGCAATGCCCGCAACCCTAGGTATTAACGAACATGGCGTCGGTTTATCCAATGGAAGTAACCACACAACCGTTGGAGACTCGACGCCATGCCGACGATCAACTCATTTACGAAGAAGTTCGCCGATTCCATTCTATCCGTTCTGGAATGTCACGACCGCGTGATTTTCAAAGGATATCTTCCCTTTTTCAAGAATGGAGATCTCCACCGTCTCTGCGATAGCGGACTGGGCATGCGTCGCAAAGACTTCGTTCCCTTCCTGGAAGGTCTGTCCGAAGAACTGGTGGAACATGGCAAACGAGTCGCCGCCGAAGCCGGTGCTCCTTATCGGTTTCTCCAAGGGGAGCACACCAAAGAGCAGATCATCCGCGAGGAGATTGCCAAACGCAGTCTAAAGGAAGGACTGGTCGCCGTGCTGTGCTGCATGGAAACCTGTCGCGGCGTCAAGCTGCGTCCCGGCAAGGATCGACCGGAATTGTACTTCACGTCTCGCCCGCAACGCGTCGTCTATTTCTATTCTCTCGATCCCGAGTTCGGACTGATCCATGTCCGCATCCAAACCTTCTTTCCTTACAGCGTCCAAGTCTACGTCAACGGTCACGACTGGCTGGCCCGCCAGATGAACGAAAAGCAGATCGGCTTCCTTCAAAGCGATAATGCCTTCGTTCAACTCGACAATCCCGAAGCCGCTCAACGCCTGGCCGATCGCTTTGCCCATTTGAATTGGATCAAAATTCTCGACCGTTGGGTCCGCCGGGCCAATCCGCTATTGAAAAAAGACTGGCTGAACCGCTGCCAATACTACTGGGTGATCGATCAAGCCGAGTACAGCACGGACGTTTTGTTCCGAAGTCGTGAAGACTTACAAGCTCTTTACCCGCGTCTGGTCGATCACTCGATTCAACAGTTCTCTGCCGACGACCTTATGAAATTCCTGGGACGCAAGCTCTATCCTCAATTCGACGGAGAAATTCTTACTCTGGGCCGCAAGAAACGGGCACCGGGCACACGCGTCAAGCACCGCATGAAAGGCAATTGGCTGAAAATGTACGACAAATTCGAACGGATTCTCCGCATTGAAACAGTAATCAACCAGCCAGGCGAGTTCCACGTCCGCCGTCGATGCATCCGCAAAGGGGTCGAAAAAATGGCCTGGTGCCCCATGAACAAAGGCGTGTCTAATTTCTATCGCTACCTCGAAGTCGCCCGCGCTTCGAATCGACGCTATCTCGAGGCTTTGGCCGTTGTGGACGCTCCTTCGGTCACCGTGCGTCAACTCGACCAACTGAGTCAACCCGTCTCTCTGGGTAACCGGAAGCGACGCGGCTTGAACTTGATGCACGCCGAAGAACAGAAGCTATTCCTGGCTGTCTTATGCGGCGATAATCGCATCAATGGGTTTCGCAACCACGACATCCTGAAAGCGTTGAACGAGCCCGCCCGGGATGCCGCTGAACGGCGTCGGCAAACGCAACGAGTCTCGCGACAATTGGGAAGGTTGCGCGCTCATGGATTGATTCGGAAAGTCCCGCGGGCGCATCGCTATCATGTGACGGATAAAGGCAATGCGGTGATGGCGGCGGCCGTTCGTATCCGCATCAAAGAGTTCCCGAAAGAACTCAAAACCGCGATTTAATAAAATACACAAAAAGTTTGCGCAAAAAGCGCAAAAGATAAGAAGAAAGACTCTAATGGGTTTGGGTGTATTTATCTGCGTTTATGCAGGTATCTTTGGAAAGGATGAGCCTTCATTGGAAGGATTGAAGGTTATCGGTTCCGGTGAAAAGTATTCCATCTACTTCACCAATGTCCCTCTTTGGTTATCGTTCGTCAATCGAGTCTTTTTGATCCTTGCATTGGAAGCCTTGTTGACTTCGATTTTCGGCAGCGGCTTTTTGCAGTTGGCCGACAATAAATCCTTCGTGTTGTGTTGCTGGATAATCGGTCCCCCAGTAGCGATTCTAGTTAGTTTGTACCTTTCTCCATCGCGTCTGGTAGTCGACTTAGAACGAAAAACTCTGTGCGTTCTTAATAAATATAGCTCATACGAAACGATTCCTCTTTCTTGGTGCCGAAGCATTGACGTACTCGACGAAAGCATAATCAAGTCGGACAGGAGTGACGACGAAAACATCTTTCGATACATAATTAACCTGACTTGGCACGATCGCGACGGTACGTCTTGCAAATTGAATTTGAAAGTTTACACTGATTCGGCACTCGCCCAAGCGATATGTGAGGAACTAAAGGCAATGATTCCGATGACGTGAAAGCTATTCTGATAATAGGAACTCTTAATGTGCAATGACCATAATCGAAATTCTAGATTTGCTTTGAAAGAAGGAGCTAACTATTCCCAATAGTTGCATTCCGCCACATCTCCATAATCCTCATGACAGGTTGCTATCTTTTTCTACGCAGGTCCGACACGCCGCGTTAGTTTGGACCACGAACCTTGTTAAACAACGGTATTGGCGCGGTCTTTTATTGCTTCAATCAAAGAAGACATTCCAAAACCATCCATTTGGATCGATGAAGACGACGAACAATATTGGCAACCATCCTAGGGAGATTAGGCCTGCCTGTCGAAAGCTTATGGTCTTTGCCGCGAGGGCAATAGCGCAAGCGATTGACCAAATTAAAAATGCAAGAGGAATGATAAAGATCAGACCGATCGCGAGAATATGGTCGTGCATCCCGTTCGACAAGTGAGCAATAAACCGATCCCCTTTAGCGACTGGCGAACGGCCAATGATCCACCAAATGCGAAAGCAAAAGCAATAAAACAGTGCAACCCATCCTGTCGCCAACAGGGGCGCCACAATCAAAATGCATGCCATAAGGGGCCCGTTCGACTTCACGAACGCTACTCCGGCTGCCATCAGAGAGCTTCGTCGAGACATTTCATTACTCATAAAATCTCCTCGAAACCCTATTATATTTCGCTTCAGGTGATGTTACCCGCTCAGTTCCGACACGCCGGATGGAGTTTTGGTGACTGCCATTTTCGATGCGACCGGTATATCCAATTGAAGTTATTCGAAGGGCGATAACAGACTTCGAGAAGTCAGCCTCCCTGACATTCTCCCCATACACGCTCGAAACGCCCTTTCGCCAAAGCTTTGGCATCGGCATAAAAAGTCAATTCGCCTCCGTCCCCCCAAACCATTTTTGAGTAGTTGTCAGTGCCGATTTGCACCAACATTGCTAGTCCTTTTTCCAAGACTTCCTGAGGGAAATCCTGTTGGAAGAGCGCGTAGCCACCCAGCTGATGATGGCTTGCAAATATATCACTGTTTTTCAACCAATAGCCCATTTGAAGTGAACGAAAATCTGATTGCATAACATCGAATCGGTCGTAAAGCTCTTCCGTCCATCCCAGTGCCGCCAAAGGCGGTTCGACTCGGTGATTGGGTAGAGACAAAACCGGAGTGGGTAATACGGCTGCTGATTTGAAGAAATTAACTGTTTTTGGTGTCTTCCGGCGTTCTAATTTTACCTTTTTTGGCGTGTGCAGGATGACTGTCCACCCAATTTGTTCTGCTCCAACTTCCGTAGGTGTTTTTGGATCGAATTCTCCTTCCTCTAGCCAACCCCACACGGAGAATATTGAGAGTAGACCATCTATGGGTAATCCTTTGATCGGCGTTCCGAGCTTGGTTATCTCCGAGAGATTAATTTGAGCCAAAAACGCAAGCGGCTTGCCGTTTGTGTAGACCGGCCATTCGACATTTGCAGGCAAATCGGGTTGACCCCCAATTTTGCTTGCCGCAATAGGGATCTTCGCCTCAGTCGATTTTGTTGTCCTAAGAAGAATAGCGGGACGTGATACCTTGCGGATCTCTTTTCGAAATTGCTTGAGATCGTGGATTTCGATCATCCTATCGAGTAGCTTCGTCTCGTCATAAGGCTGACCAGCAAGTTCGATCTTCAGCCGAGCACCCTTATCCAGTTTATTCCACACAATCGAATAAGCCTCGTCGATTAATGATTTAATGAATTCAACTGGCAAATCAGCATGCAAGGAAACTTCCATGTAAATATGCCCGTCGCGCTCTTCCCAAGCTGATTTTTTCAACGCCGGGTATACTTTTCGATGCTCTTTAAATCGATCTGCCAAGACGGGCATCCGGACGTATGGCTCATCTGCTATTTCAAAGAACATTCCCCACAAGCCACCTGGTAGTTGGACCGAAGGAAATTCATGGACATCGAAGTTGCTTTGGCTGGGGCTTTGACGTGCTCCTTTTTTTGCTATCGCGTACTCTGCCAGCTTTCGGATTGTCTGCTTAAAGGTAGGCATGAATGAAATTCCTGTGTTGAAACAAGAAGTGCAGTAAACCGTAGATTGAACCTCCCCATTTTGCGTGGACACGGAGTTAAGCTACTTTTACTGCCCTCTCATATTGGTCTGGGGAAACGTATCCCAGACTCGAATGTCTTCTAATCCGATTGTAGAACACTTCGATGTATTCGAAGATGCTTCTTTTTGCTTCCTCCCGGGTCTTGTACTCCATCCGGTGACACAGTTCTTTCTTTAAACTGGCAAAGAAGCTCTCCATCGGAGCGTTGTCCCAACAGTCGGCTCTACAACTCATGCTGCAGCGGATGCCCTTCTTCTCCAGCAATCTTTGGTAGTGCTCGCTGGCATACTGACTACCTCGGTCCGAGTGAGCCAGCAAACCTTCCGCCGGATATCTCGTCTCGACGGCCATGGCTAAGGCATCGACCACCAACCGGCTTTCCATCGTCCGATCCATCGACCTACCGACGATCCGACGCGAGTAAAGATCCTCGACCACGGCCAGGTAAAGCCAGCCCTCTTTCGTCGGTATGTAAGTGATGTCGGCCGTCCACAAACGATCCGGTGCATCCGCCGAATCGAACCGTCGATTCAATTCGTTCCCGGCCACCGGCAGCGAATGATTGCTATCGGTCGTTCGAACGAACCGACGAGGCATCGAAGCTCGAATTCCCGCTGTTTTCATCACCTTAGCCACCGTATTTCGACAGCACTTATAGCCTCGGGCCTGCAATTCCGCATGCATCCGAGGGCTGCCATAACGCTCTTTCATCTCGGCATGAATCGTCCGAATCTCCGTCAACAGCCGGGGACTCGCTTCGCATCGCCCATTCAGCCTCAGACGCTTTCGAAACTGATAGTAGCCCGAAGTTGAAACCCCCAGCACCGAGCACATCCGCTTCACTGGCCAAGTACTCGCATGAGCTTCGATGAACTCATACTTCAGACCGAATCCTGCGCAAAGAAGCTGACCGCTTTTTTTAGAATGTCCCGCTCCATACGCAATCGATCGTTCTCAACCCGGAGACGAGCTAGTGTAGTGTCCCAGAAATAGCGTTACTTTTAGCTCCTTTTTGCGGTTTACTCTATAGAGGAGGAGAAAACCCATGAAAGTCGCGCTGCCAATCTTACTTTCTGACGAGGAACGACAAACTTTGACTTCTTGGTCTCGGGGACGAAGTACTCCCGCTCGGCTGGTCCTGCGGGCGAAGATCATACTCGCAGCGGCCGCGGGTGTACGGAACAAGGACATTGCTGAGGAATGCGGCACGTCGAAGCCCACGGTGGCGCGCTGGCGGACCCGATTTGCGAAGCTGCGTTTGGCGGGTATCGAACGGGACGCTTCGCGGCCGGGTCGAACGCCAGCGATCAGCCGGAAAGTCGTCGAAGAAATTCTCCGCAAGACCACTCAGGAGAAACCATCCGGTGCGACTCATTGGAGCACACGAACGATGGCCCAAGAGGTAGGAGTGAGCAAAGCCACCGTGCAGCGGGTCTGGTCGTCCCACGGTCTGAAGCC
The genomic region above belongs to Telmatocola sphagniphila and contains:
- a CDS encoding DUF3592 domain-containing protein, which translates into the protein MKLSDTSEPNETSTQKSRWWDYLLRSLYLFWLVFGFLLISPAIFGAIRVIGIFQQLRTESYVQTNGTIVSNELKELENVEGDNTHELIVKYDYLVDGFNYSGVRIRYPNLGSTFSDHWPRRWAREFKLGANVPVYYNPENPEQSVLHRAVLSIDFAELWFFVAFYPLILTRAMPATLGINEHGVGLSNGSNHTTVGDSTPCRRSTHLRRSSPIPFYPFWNVTTA
- a CDS encoding DUF1963 domain-containing protein codes for the protein MPTFKQTIRKLAEYAIAKKGARQSPSQSNFDVHEFPSVQLPGGLWGMFFEIADEPYVRMPVLADRFKEHRKVYPALKKSAWEERDGHIYMEVSLHADLPVEFIKSLIDEAYSIVWNKLDKGARLKIELAGQPYDETKLLDRMIEIHDLKQFRKEIRKVSRPAILLRTTKSTEAKIPIAASKIGGQPDLPANVEWPVYTNGKPLAFLAQINLSEITKLGTPIKGLPIDGLLSIFSVWGWLEEGEFDPKTPTEVGAEQIGWTVILHTPKKVKLERRKTPKTVNFFKSAAVLPTPVLSLPNHRVEPPLAALGWTEELYDRFDVMQSDFRSLQMGYWLKNSDIFASHHQLGGYALFQQDFPQEVLEKGLAMLVQIGTDNYSKMVWGDGGELTFYADAKALAKGRFERVWGECQGG
- a CDS encoding DUF1552 domain-containing protein, which gives rise to MKDPRFLNRRTFLRGLGTAIALPGLEAMQASGTCRANPTADKVPLRLAYIYVPNGVHMPSWTPQATGADFAWPPLLRPLQSLREELTILSGLALDPARAHGDGGGDHARAMASFLTCQHPRKTNGTDLKAGLSADQIAAQALGRRTRFASLEIGCEGGRDSGVCDHGYSCAYQTHLAWSRENTPVPQEIDPRLLFERLFGTGGAAKTSTEERERRSLLDFVTEDARQLRDKVGSSDKQRIEEYLTGIRELELRITRAQPVAEVGPSRLSRPVGIPGDYGEYLRVMADLLVLAFQTDSTRIATFAFGNDGGNRSYPALKISEGHHDLSHHGGDPAKLSKIQAINVFHLEQLAYLLKKLQATKEGEGTLLDNCMIVYGSGISDGDAHSHDNLPILLAGRGRGTLKPGKHLRCSRETPLANLHRALLDRLGVSVTSFGDSTGSLSELGTLDP
- a CDS encoding DUF1592 domain-containing protein, producing the protein MKRLLPAFGLLPIWGLVVLLDGSRPRPVPPSIEELAKVRIPEDWTIAFPPRDPVLARRELTPLLNKYCLDCHSGETPAGEISLESMQKGAQRSEGWTKAATEVRLRTMPPPDQPQPDRSERETLGRNFEILAADSSPLSVRRFAIRRLNRTEYANTIRDLFGLDFAGGSKFPADDVGYDFDNIADLLTLSPLLIERYCEAAEEIVDAVFRSETAKEKILNPAPDPAFLADKRQFQAPVRETAVKRLVLSAHDLPPLDPKEVERQRAYEIFRSFGDRAYRRPILHSEITRLLAFVESAQRHHEGFESGIRMGLKAMLCSPNFLFHFDREEFLRAGAPRTDFALASRLSYFLWSSLPDAELFELAARGELHQPDQLTIQVQRMLRDDKARALATDFGLQWLRVRGVRTLHPDLHLSPDFDEELRQAMVQETELFLDALFRQEGRLLDLLDSDYTFVNERLARHYGIPGVRGREFRKVSLKGIPRGGILTQASVLTATSSPARSSPVQRGRWILEVILGGSPGSPPPGADSLSSNLSSQPVLTARQRLEQHRRSPQCASCHKKLDPWGLGLESFDALGAWRDGDATGLIEASGRGLPEESFRNPAELKARLQTHAESLIHTLTEKLAIYALGRGLTASDRLILREISSRVSQQDPRFSRLVQYLVHSELFQEATRPGDQP